Sequence from the Corallococcus soli genome:
TGGCGTTGAGCTCCTTCTTGAAGTCGCGGATGTCCTGGCGGATGGCCTCGATGCTCTCGCGGTGCGTCTTCGTGGCCTTGACGTGGTCGGCCGCGATGCGGCGCACGAACTCCGCGTCATGCACGCCCGGCTTGGGCTTGATGCCCTGCAGGAAGGGCTTCACCTGCTCCATGTGCTTGTCGCTCAGCACGCCGGAGCGCTGCGCCACCTGGTAGGCGTCCTCCTTGATGATGTCCCAGGCGCCGAAGACGACGTCTTCCAGGGTGGCCAGGGGCACCAGCTCCTTGAGCTTCACCGTGCGGCCGTCGGTGCGCTTGCCCAGACGGGCCGTGCCCATCTGCGTGAGCGAGCCAATGGGGGCGCCCTTGCCCTGCCGCGCCAGCTCCACACCCGCCATCAGGGTGGTGGACACCGCGCCGAGCCCAGGGATGAGCACCGCCAGCTTGCCCTCCGGCTTCGCGACCTTGTTCTTGTTCTCCATCGTCCTGATTCCTTCAAAAGGCGGGAAATCGCTCCGCCCCAATGAGCGTCTCCGAGTTCACTCCATCCGGCGCCGGCACACCGCCGGACGGAAGGTGGAAAATCTCGAAAGCGGATGGTTGATACTCTAAACCGTTCGTCACTTCAACGTGATGTGACGGTGGATCGGGCTCGTATCACGGCGGCGCCCGGGTGCATGACCCGGGCCGGCCTGCCTCCACAAGCCACAACGAACGGCGCTGTCAGAGAAACAGCAACTGCGGGGCAAATGCCGCGCCCACCGCGGCACGCTTCCTCTGTACGGAAGTGCCGGGTGGGCGGATGTGCCACGGGTCTGGAACTGTCCTGACTTCACTCACTCCCTGACACGGATGTCGGGATTTTGAGAAGTCGGGAAGGACCGGCCGGCGCTAGTTGCGGCGGACGGGGGCGCCGCGGTCCAGCTTCTGGTTGTCGCCCGGGTGATACTTCTCGCCGGTGAGGACGGCCTTCACGAAGCCGACGAGCTGGACCATGCGGCTGTTGGGCGTGTCCCAGTACTCGGCCTTCTCCACGCTGACGCGCAGCAGGGCGAGGTTTGGATCATCCAGCCCCTGGGGGAACCAGGCCTTGAGGGCGGGGTTCCACAGCTCCTTCGCCTTGGCCTTGTCGCGGATCAGGTGGCAGCGGCCGCTGACGGACACGTACCGGTCCTTGCTGGGGTCGGCATAGGCGAGGCTGACGTGGTGGTCCTTCTCCACCTCGTCCACCTTGTGGGTGTGGTCGTTGGTGAAGAACCACAGCTCGCCGTCGAAGTCCTTGTCGTAGGTCCACATGGGACGGCTGCGAAGGCTGCCGTCGGTGTCCACGGTCGTCATCATGGCGACCTTGATGCCGTGGATGAGCTTGCCCAGGTGCGCCACCACGTCCTGCGGATCCTTCTGTGTCGTTGTCATGCTCGCCTCCCTGGGGGCTCAAGGTAGGCAGCGGACAGGGGGCGGACACCGGCGCGGCGGCTGCCCGGCGCCAGGGCAGGCGGGCGTGTGATAGGGGGCGTGCGACGTCACCTTCCCTTCCGGGCGGGTGTGACGCCCGGGAGCGACACGATGCTGAAGACCGCGTGGAATGAGTGGAGCCTGAAGGCGCTGCAACTGGAGACGGCGCTCCTGGCGTTGGAGGAGATCGAGCTGCCGGACGCGATGCACGCGCTCCATGACGCCGCCCAGCAGAAGGTGCTGGAGCTGGCGCGGGCGTGGCAGAAGACGCAGCCGGCGAAGGAGTCGCGCCAGTGGAAGCGCGAGGAGACGGCCGGGGGCACGCCGCGCGACGAGGAGCTGGCGGACCTGGTGAAGGGCTTCCGCGAGGACGCCAAGACGTGGACGCTCCTGCGGATGACCAGCGACCGGAAGGAAGTGGTGGAGACGCTGGTGTCGGAGGGGCGCGCCTGCATGGCGGCGGGCGGCGAGTACTACCTGGGCCAGTGGGACGCGGAGGCGCAGGTGCTGGAGGTGGGGCGCGACGACGAGACCGGCGAGACCGGCACCGGGCTGGTGCTGGAGCCGAGCGGGGAGCTGCACTACACGCCGTCGCCCGAGCTGTAGGCGCGGAAGGGGGGGCTTCAACCCTCCAGCAGCTTCACCATCCGGGCGCGCGTCTTCTCGTCGGGCAGCCGCCCCAGGCCCGCCTTCACGTTGTCCTCCAGGTGGGCGGGGTTGGAGGTGGCGGGGATGGGGCAGTTCACCGCGGGGTGGCCCAGGATGAACTTGAGGAAGAACTGCGCCCAACTGGCGCAGTCGAAGTCCTGGGCCCAGGCGGGCAGGGGGCGGCCCTTCATCTTGCGGAAGAGGTTGCCCTTGTCGAAGGGCTCCATGACGAGCACGGCGACCCCGTGCTCCTTCGCCGCGGGCAGCAGGCGCGCCTCCGCGTCGCGCATCGCCAGCGAGTAGGGCAGCTGCACGAAGTCCAGCTTGCTGCCCTTGATGTGCTTCTCCAGGTCGTCGAAGGCGCCGCGCTGGTAGTGGGTGACGCCCACGTAGCGGATCTTCTTCGCGGCCTTCAGCTCGCGCAGCACGGGCAGGTGGGTGTCCACGTCGAGCAGGTTGTGCACCTGCATCAGGTCCATGCGGCCGTGGCCCATGCGCTGGAGGGACGTCTGGATTTGAGCGGCGCCCTCGGCCTTGCCGCGCGTCCAGACCTTGGTGGCGAGGAAGGGTGTCTTCTCCTGGCCTGACTGCTTCA
This genomic interval carries:
- a CDS encoding pyridoxamine 5'-phosphate oxidase family protein, whose product is MTTTQKDPQDVVAHLGKLIHGIKVAMMTTVDTDGSLRSRPMWTYDKDFDGELWFFTNDHTHKVDEVEKDHHVSLAYADPSKDRYVSVSGRCHLIRDKAKAKELWNPALKAWFPQGLDDPNLALLRVSVEKAEYWDTPNSRMVQLVGFVKAVLTGEKYHPGDNQKLDRGAPVRRN
- a CDS encoding aldo/keto reductase; the encoded protein is MAGLGAALTPSLPALAQPPTAPGPRMLTRPIPSSGEALPVIGLGTWQTFDVGGAAGERAPLAQVLQKFFASGARLIDSSPMYGRSEAVVGDLLKQSGQEKTPFLATKVWTRGKAEGAAQIQTSLQRMGHGRMDLMQVHNLLDVDTHLPVLRELKAAKKIRYVGVTHYQRGAFDDLEKHIKGSKLDFVQLPYSLAMRDAEARLLPAAKEHGVAVLVMEPFDKGNLFRKMKGRPLPAWAQDFDCASWAQFFLKFILGHPAVNCPIPATSNPAHLEDNVKAGLGRLPDEKTRARMVKLLEG